Genomic DNA from Cucumis melo cultivar AY chromosome 10, USDA_Cmelo_AY_1.0, whole genome shotgun sequence:
GGAGTTTATAGTCAAAACGCAACCTTAAATTGTACAAAACGACAACACACAAACAAATACATAAACTCTATCCATCTAATTCAAAATTGGTTGAAATGAATAGGGACGgcaaatttatttataataacCAACCCGGTTCGTTcaatcaaacaaacaaacaaacatccCATTGTAGTGTGGGACAGTAAAGTCTTTTTGTGAAACTGATTTGGTCGGCCAAcaattaatatatatgtatgtatgtatgtattttacttattattgaaatttattttgttCTTAGATTTTGGTTATTTGGTTCGAAAAGATGAATCGGTCTAAGTAAATATGCAACACTGGGTTTACTTTGTTATTCGGTTATAGTTTATcgaaaatttgaaatcaaattcgAAAAATGAGTCTAATTTATATTAGGATTACAAATTTCAAAACTCTATGTTGAACAACACAAGACTGGATAACAACTAAATGTTTCAAATGCTCCCTTGTCGGGCGTTGACCATAATGAGTAATGAAAGTTGTAGATAATATTGGATTGAGAATTCACATCATGAAAGTGCTTTGTCGATGTGTGGAAAGTGGGTGAAGAATGAGCTGAAGTCCATGCTGAGGAGCAATGGTAAGAAACATAGCAGGGGAATGAGCGTAGGCAGGGGAAAGGGTGAAGGAGAATCGTTGAAGAATCATGGAGATTGCTATTTTGGCTTCGTTCAATGCAAAGTTCATCCCCACGCAGCTTCGAGACCCTAATCCGAAGGGGAGATACGTACCGCCAACTGGGTTTCTTTCGGTTGCCTTTGCTATCCCTTCCGAGAATCTTTCTGGCTTGAAATCATCTGCGCTTCTCCCCCATAACTCTTCGTCGTGATGAATTGCTGCCGTCGGTATCACTACGTGCACTCCACTCGGAAGAACTAGCCTCCCCAATCTTGTCTCCTTCTCCACTTTTCTTACTAATGTCATCACCGGAGGGTATAGCCTCAGACTTTCATGGATGATCATACTCATCTGCACAAACAATAACAATGTTTCGGTTTGATAACcaatttagtttttgaaaatcaaGGTTATATAATTCATAATTACCGTTTTTAGTTTTGGAAGGGCTTCAAAAGTCGGGTTGCTGTGTCCAAATAGGTCGAACACTTCGTTTCTAGCTTTTTCTTGCCATTCTTTATGCAAAGCCAAAAGAAACATAGTCCAAGCCAACAAAAGACTGGTGGTCTCATGTCCAGCAAAGTAGAGTGTCTTGCATTCATCAACAACATCTTCCAAACTAATCCTTTGTGATTTTTGAGGATCATTTTTGGCCTTCACTAACAATCCTAAAAAGTCATTCCCATAATCATTATTCATCTTCTGATCTTCTCTTGCTTTTATGATTTCCACAAAGCAatctttcatcttcttttcaAGACTCTCCCCTTCAATATCATCTTCTGATTTCAATATCTTACTGCATCCTCAAAACACACAAACATTCAGGGCAAGAATTAATACTAATTTTAGGTCCGATTTGGTGAACATTTCTAATAATTATTGTCTAATAAAAAATTGTCACATGGCGAACGGCGAAAACAAACTTAAAAGTACCTGATCACAGGAAGTCTAACTTTATATCTATTTGTAATGTATAACTCACAAAGCCTCTGCAACATTTGGAATATATTTCTTCCTTGTTCATAACTACTTCCAAAAGCAGTATGTGAAATGACATCCAAAGTATAAACCTTGAAATGTTCGAACACATCAATCTCTTTTTCTTCATGCTGTTCCCATTCTTCAACCATTGTCTCAGCACACTGAACCATTGATGGGATCATGTTCTGCAAAATTGTAAAACAATTGGGTAAATATCAAAGTTATATTTAGGGGTTGGGTTAGTttgaataatttaattaaatttacttTTGAGGCTATCTCCATGGAAAGCAAAATGAGCAAGTTTTCTAGAGTTGACCCATCTTTGACCCTCTGCTGTGGCAAGTCCATTTCCGAAAATTTTATGAATGTGGCCTTGGAGTTTTGCCTTTGGGAAGTCTTTGTGTTGGTTGTTAAGCACTTCCTTGATCAGCTCTGGCTCTGTTATGACTAAATGAGCATCTGCTCCAAACCATTGAACATAGTTCCTTCCTGTTTTTCCCACACCACCAAAATCAATCAGTAAAACAGATTCCAGTTTATATCATAATCCAATGAGCTCTGATATGGAAGAGAGGACATACCATATTGGTTGAGCCAAGAGTGAATATGAGGAAGAACCCTAGGAAGTATATGGTGAGAGAGTTGCATTGGTTTAGCCATAGCCTTGATTCTTTTTGAGTACATCTCTTTGGTGTTGCCTTGTATGAGATTGTATGATGGCCCTTGGATCCCTTGCGATCTCATCAACTGTTGGATCTTCATAGGACTCCACCATAGCCTTCCTAAAagcttgatgatgatgatgatacctcCAAAAAGGATAATCCCAAATATCAATATTGAAATGTTGTAGTAGTTCATAATATCCATTGATGGAGTTTGTTAGTTGTTTCTCTCTtgatctttttttctctttgtaaTTCAGTTCATTTTGTGTTTTGTGTTCCTTAAAAACAAAGTTTTAATGTTTATCTTTTGCTAAAAGAATTACTTTGTGGATGCCAAGTGGGGAACATTGGTCAATAATGGCAAAACAGAAACATTGAAAATCCAATTTCATAATATTCCTATGAATAACATAGTTCCAAAGTAATATGTTgacttttttcttaatttctttttatttaatggATTAAAACTTCAATTAATTTTTGtcttttgagtttttttttttaaatttttttttttaaattttggtctCTGtcactcaatttttttttttaatttagtagttggaaattaatttttaacaaatttagttaaataataataataataattttcagaaaaaaatgaaatatgttttcaaaatttagagtAAATATTACAAATTTTATGTCAATTGAAATGTATATGTGATGTTTTATTTTAACCACTATTTGAATGTTTGGATGTAATGACATTTTTATACCATGGTCTCCTTTTACAATctatataaaagaataatgactgtatccacctaattttatcttacattttttaaaaaaatatattaattataataatggttaaaaatttttatttgttaattttgttataaaaagaaaaaaggtaaactttatttttgtaataatataaaattttataataattgttattattattattttaaaaatcttttattaaaaggaaaaataaaaactatttatgagaatatgtattattttaaaaaaataaatcaattttgacttatcactttagaaaaaacatataaatgtattttgaacaaaatctttcaatatcacatttttaatgttttagaattttttttaataaaatcacataatatctattttgattttatactcattaaatttttctaatttgtggTGCAGCCTAGGTTTATAAATAAGGACTTATGGTCATTTGGAAAGGGGAGAAAAAAACTTGTTTTAGAGAAAATCTAGGAAAATTTTGGCTTAAAGAGAATTATTAAAGAAAatgttttagagagaatctctgCGAAAAATTTATTCCAAAGGTGGGTTATTAGcctttttgttttattgttttattttcatCTTCATATTGTCTTTTTTTTACCCTAAATCTAATTCCATAACGAAAcaaaaacttagttggaggttgcaaatttcttgaaattttttaagatacttttaaccaaaatttaaaatcttttttaaaatttttctctttaaaccattaatttttttttgctttaaaattatttttttaaactcaaaattaaatatatttcataagATTACCtaatcaaacttttttttttttgtaataaccCATGTCGATTTCGTTAAAAAAATCCTATGATGTAATCTAGAAATTTATCTGGGAGTgcgagatttgatcccaagaaaaaaataaatttaatcaatgttttttttaaaaaacttaattcGAATACTAGTGTGAGAAAGTAATAATTTATGAATAATGAAATAAgaaatacttttttaaaaaaatgaattttatttgAGACATAAAATTTGAACACAGTTTTTTAAATAGATGTTATCGGGTGCTAACACTTTTCCCGTATACAAATGAcccagcaaaaaaaaaaaagctcggGTGCGTGGCGACAATTACcgaaacaaatatttaaaaattcttAAGATTACTTTGCTTGTTGTGGAAGTATAATTTcttctcattttcttttaattttgagtAATTTGCAAGTTTTATTTCAAACTATGCAGCTCACTAACTTATGCATTAAAACAAGTTCAATACTTTTATAATTTTGCTAACaacttgattttttttactCAAATAATTACAAAACTGAAAGATCGAACCAATCACGATAATAGTAATAGTAACAGTAATGTAGTTTTGGTACACTTATGGCAAACAACCATATATTTTTACATTAAGTAACAGTGTAATTTAATTTGAAGCTGCTTAAAATTTACTAAACAAGTAAATTTCATATTCCAAACAGTGTTCATTTTAAGCTTTTTAATCTGCTATTGAATTTAGTATCACTTGAACTCCATTCTGGGGGCAAATGGTTAACAACTGCGCCGGCATGTGTGCATAGGCCGGCGATAGGCTAAAGGAGTACCTCTGTAGAATCATTGACATTGCAATTTTGGCTTCGTTTGTTGCAAAGTTCATCCCCACACAGTTTCGAGGCCCCAATCCAAACGGGAGATATGCAGCAGAGTTTTTTTCGGTGGCTTTTCCTATCCCTTCTGAAAATCTTTCTGGTTTGAACTCATGTGCATCATCTCCCCAAAACTTTGTGTCATGATGAACTGCTACCGTAGGAATTGCCAGCAAAGTCGTTGTAGGAACCACCAGGTTTCCTAGTCTCACTTCCTTCTCTACTCGCCGTGCTATCGTCATTGCCGGTGGATATAGCCTCAGACATTCATTGATGATCATTGCCATCTGTCCATAGTAAAAGCGAACACACACGTCCTATAAGTATTTACATGATAATAGATCAGGAGATCCTAGTTTCCATATCGATCTATGCGTCATAATTCTTACCGCTTTTAGTTTTGGAAGGCCTTCCAAAGTTGGGTGGTTGTGTCCAAATACATCAAACACTTCATTTCTTGCCTTTTCTTGCCATTCTTTATGCAAAGCCAAAAGAAGCATAGTCCAAGCCAACAAAACATTGGTGGTCTCATGTCCAGCAAAGTAAAATGTTTTGCATTCATCAACAATGTCTTCCATAGAAATGCTTTGTGATGTTTCAGGGTCGTTCTTCGCCTTTATTAATAATCCCAGAAAGTCATTCCCATAATCACTTGCTTCATCATTCCTCaacttctcttctctctcttttatgATTTCCATGAAGCAATCTTTAAGTCTCTTTTCAAGCCTTTCTCCTTCATAATCATCTTTTGATTTCAAAATCTTACTGCAAACAAATCAAAACTAGAGTTATGGCACAAGCAAAAAGCGTCACCAGTAAAAAAAAAGCACGAAAAATGGTTTACTAACAATATGTTAGCTATGTCCACGAGCAAAGTGAGTGTAGTTTTACAATTAGCGAGACCCTGTCCTTGATCATTTGGAGCGTCggataaaaaaattaagacaTTCCAACAAAAAGTTCCATTTCTATTAACATAACATCAACTTTCATCAAGTAATTTAGGAACTCAACAAACAAAAGTAAGCCCCACattaagtttttgaaatttctGTTTGTTTCAGCTAAATATTCTTACCATAGTTTTCAGCTAAAACATTTGAATTCCAAGTCAACAAATTATCAAGGTGAGAATAATGAAgctcaaatttcaaaaaaaaaaaaaaaaaactatcaaaCTCGGCTAAATTACCTGATTATAGGTAGCTTAATTTTGTATCCATTTCTGATTGATAGATCGCAAAGCTCTTGAAGCATGTGGAAGATTTTCTTTCCTTGTTGGTAACTACTCCCAAAAGCAGTATGAGAAATGACATCCAAAGTGAATACTTTGAATTCTTTGAACGCATCCAATTCTTTGCCTTCATAATTTTTCCACCCTTCAATCATCTTCTCACCACACTCAATCATGGTTGGGATCATGTTCTGCAGTACACTCCCAATAATCTCAGACAGTTCAATCAAATCTCAACATAAAACTCaccaaaattttgaaattaaaatcaAGTATGAAGTTAATTACTTTGAGACTGTCTCCATGGAAAGCAAAGTTGGCTATTCTCCTGGAATTGACCCATCGTTGACCCTCTGCAGTGGCGAGTCCATTTCCAAAAATTCTATCAATGTGGCCTTTGAGTTTCGCTTTTGGGAAGCTCTTTTGTCGATCATGGAGCACCTCCTTGATCATCTCTGGGTCTGTAATCATCAACTGAGCATCAACTCCAGCCCACTGAAGATAGTTCCTCCCTGTTTGACAATTCCAGGCACTCGCACCAATAAAAACAGACATCCAATTGAAAAAGAAGCTGTTTAATTGTAAGTTAATTCATTTACTTTCAAAGTTAAGTCTAATAGACCCctttaacattttttaatagATTTAGATGACAACAAGTCCAAGTCTCTAagctttcaattttgtatttaataagtaataaccATATGTTTGCAAGATATTAGACTCAAAAGCAATGGTTAAGAGACCTATTAAAGCACTATTTAAATTTCAAGAATCTATTCTTAAAAGCAGAGCTCTAAAAGTTTAAAAACCAGACTCAGTCGTTAACAAAATGGAAGGAAAATGTCATGAAATTGACAAGCCAAGCAAAGAAAGTGAGAAAAGATCAACACAGATTTACATACTTCACTGACAGTGTGTTAAACTAAGTCCATGGGGGTAGAGGAGAGACGATTTTATTCCTTGAGAAGAATATCAAATAATATAGACTGCAAAAACGCCAATAAGATTAAAagatttatatatgaaaaatctcTAAGCGTTGAATCGATAGTCGTAAATAACATATAATCTCAAGTGCTTGGTCATTTACATTCAAAGTTTCAGATAACGGATTCAAGGCCGTCCCAACACAACAATTGAAAGTTCAAGACGAGTTTTGTACCGTAAAGGTTGAGCCAAGAGTGAACCGAAGGCATAACTCTGGGGAGAATGTTATGGGAAAGGTCCATGGGTGTAGCCATGGCCTGCATTCTTTTCATGTAAACATCTCTGGTATTGCCTTGGATGAACTTGTAAGAAGGACCTTGAATCCCCTGTGACCTCATGAACCTCTGAATCCTCATGGGAGTCCACCATAGTTTGACAAAGAGCTTGAAGACCACAAAAAGAAGACACCCAGATAGAAATATTGAAATGTAAATGATGATCGTACACTCCATCACATCTCACTTCTCCTTCTAATTGCTTCAAGATGGCATCTGATATTGCAGCTGACAGGCAATCGGTATCTGGGAAACATCCATTTGTAATTATTAAGATTGAAAATTGAAAGTTAGGTTGCTTTGATTCAATTTGATACTCTGAAgtacttcttttcctttttgattaacaaaaagtttgaaaaagaaaaacacaaacCTGGGGTTTGGTCCCAATTAAACTAGAGGGCGGAGGAAAGTGATGACTACGGCGCCGGAGGTTAAAAAGGCAGGAACGAAGGGATGGAGGGAGGGAGTCAGAGGATGAAGATAAAGGAGAAAAGTCATAGAAAGTCAGCGGCCTGCCTTCGTTCATAGTTCAATAATGCTGAGATctattttgaaatgaaattgaaaaataacagtaaaaaaaatatttacagatACAGACTTGAGAGCTCACTTTACCGTCTTGATCAAAATTTAGTATCATATTTATTGAATGTTTAATTATAACTTACAATACATTTTCGCTGTTAAAGTTAAAACAATCTATTCTTACATCAAACACATTTACGTTTTTGTTTGTCTTTTTATTCTAATTTGATATGGAATGAAGAATGACTTGAAGTCCTTGTTGGGGGCAAGTAGTGAGAAACTGGACGGGCGTGTGAGCGTAGGCAGGGGAGAGGGTAAACGAGTACTTTTGTAGAATAATTGACATGGCAACTTTGGCCTCATTGATGGCAAAGTTCATCCCCACACAATTTCGAGGACCTAACCCAAATGGAAGATACCCAGCCGAGTTTCTTTCGATCGTTTTCGAGACCCCTTCGGAAAATCTTTCTGGTTTGAATTCATGTACATCTTCTCCCCAAAATTCTTTGTCGTGATGGACCGCAATAGTTGGGATTGTCAGTTGGAGCGATGTTGGAAGTACAAGGCTCCCCAACTTTACTTCCTTCTCCACCACTTGGCGTGATACGGTCATTGCAGGGGGATACAACCTCAAAGTTTCGTTGATGATCATTGTCATCTGAAAGAAAGTTTATAGGCATAGAAAAACAGTTGATTAACCCTAATTAACCACTTAAAATGGTCATATTAATTAACATATTGTAGTTAAGTATTGATGTTAAAAGAAGAATGATAAGCGAAAATCTTACTATTTTTAGTTTAGAAAGGGCTTCATATGTTGGATTGTTGTTGTGTCCAAAAATCCTAAACACCTCATTTCTTGCTTGTTCTTGCCATTCTTTATGAATGGCAAGAAGAAAGATAATCCAAGTTATCAAAACATTTGTTGTTTCATGTCCAGCAAAGTAAAATGTTTTGCATTCTGCCACTATCACATCCATTGTTATCCTCTCTGATTTTTCACCTTCATTTTTTGCCTTCACTAACATTCCTAGAAAGTCATTCCCATACCCTTCTCCCTTCTTTGATttctcttctcttcctcttATTATTTCAGCGAAACATTCGTTCATTCTCTTCTCCAGTCGCTCTCCTTCTATGTCATCTTTCGATTTCAATATCTTACTGCAAAACAACCACACCGTTTGACAAAAAAAGAACCAGCGATCACTACATTTACAAACATTTTGATTTCATTTCGATGACTCGTTTGGAGTTGGGGTTGTTACAAATACCTGATTATAGGGAGCTTAATTTTGTATCCATTTCTGATAGACAAGTCAGTAAGCTGTTGTAACATGTGAAAAATATTCGATCCTTGCTGGTAGCTACTCCCAAAAGCAGTATGAGAAATAACATCCAAAGTGTAAACTTTCAATTCTTTGAATACATCCAATTCTTTGCCTTCATAATTCTTCCACCCTTCAATCATCTTCTCACCACACTCAATCATGGTTGGAATCAtgttcttaatttaattttgaaaaagaaaagttagtaattaataattaataacatgagctgaattatatattaattaagttaattattACTTTGAGGCTGTCTCCATGGAAAGCAAAATTGGCAATTTTTCTAGACTTTGCCCATCTTTGACCCTCAGAAGTCACAAGTCcatttccaaaaattctaaataAATCGCTTCCAAGTTTTGCTTTTGGGTAATTTTTTCGTTTATCATTCAACACTTCTTTGATCATTTCTGGGTCCGTAATGATTAACTGTGCCTCCATCCCATACCACTGCAAGAAGCTCCTCCCTGTTTCCACAAAACCACTTTTCATTATGAAAAAACTTGATTAAAACATAATATAACTGTTTCAACATACCGTAATCGTTGAGCCAAGAATGAACATGAGGTATAACCCTAGGGAGTATATTGTGAGAGAGCTCCATAGGGGTAGCCATGGCTTGCATTCTTTTGGTGTACATATCTCTCATGTTGCCTTGTATGAATTTGTAAGAGGGGCCATTAATCCCTTGGGACCTCATTATCCTTTGAATCCTCATGGGGGTCCACCAAAACTTGTTCACCAACTTCATGATGCTGCTCATCAAAATCACACACCCAAATACAAGACTTGGAATTATAATGTATTTGCTAATTACAACATCCATCATCATCGtcgtcatcatcatcatcatgatTGCCTCTCTCTTTGTTAATTCTTTGAGTTTAAATTCTCAATATTTGCCTTGAggatttatatatatagtacAAACCATGAGATCAGAATAATTTAGAAATGGCTCTTTGGAATCTtcatatataaataattaattattaaatggcATTTGATTATAACATTTTTATgatttcattaaataaaaaaaggcaaaaattAAAGCTTACCTCATTACTTAAGTCATCAAAACTTGCTTATTAATTAATCTACTTTAGTCTTTGTAATTTAGTTCTTGTCTATTTGTTCATTTAAGGGTAGTTTTTGacattttatcttttttaattatattttaaaaaattaataaaaattatgcatggttaaattttcattttaagaAAACCCATAAGGAAATTCAATTACTAAAGTCTTACTCATTTCGATTAAATGTAAATTGAATCGGTTTCATAATCTAATATTTGTCCTGGAAATATCACCTCCAAAATACACAAACTacacaaaacaagaaacaaatATAACCCTACAAAAATGAGAAATAAGACAATTTAATTACTTTCAAATGCTATAAAATTCCAAATTAACCCATAAAAGTTCGATATCGTAGAAGTTCCAAATGTTGATGCAATTTAGAAATTTTGGACGATCGCATTTATCTTATTGGAAAAGGTTATATAAACATAATACTAAATAAGAAAAGGTGTTGGAATTGATGAGTCGATGACTTAGGTTTTTAATTTCAACTTATTAATATTTTTGTGAATgctttattttaatatattgtCAACCTATTAACATTGTTCATTTACTACTAATTAATCAATGCATATTCCCCATtagaaattttcaaataaacacaCTTAATAGTAGGGTTTAGGAAAGGTTCAGTTTTGTGTTTAACTTTTTCTTATCGGAAAATATgatgagataatgagaaattaAACATCTGGATCctcataaaatattttatattaataataagatGGGATTAGAAGTAGAGATAAGAAGAGATATAGCATTGCATTAGATATATAATTAGAACTAATAAGGTGGTGATTAAGCATATAGGCCTAGCTACGAAGGTTTCTAAAATAAGCAGCAGGGTTCTTCTCGAAAGCAGCTCTGGGGATGTAGCCATCTTTTCCGGGAGCTTTCATCATCTTCGGATTTCCAGACATCAAAGAAGCCACCGAGACGACGAGGGAAGCAACTCCCACCACCCCTCCGATTATTGCTGTCAGATTATTATTTTCCATTCTCAAACTAATTAACAATGTTTGTGGATAAGGTGAAGATTAGGGTTTAGTTTGAAGAGGAGAATGGAGGATGTTGGATGGATTGGATTGTTTATATAGAGATGGTAGGATTATTGGGAAATGGAAACTTGGTTTTACTTTAATTTCAATTAAAGCTTTTGTAGAGAACAAGAAGATGGTTCGTTTTTTTATGCATGATTTTTTGTTCTATTTTGATACTTAGAAGTAGAATAGTTAATTACTTTGATCATTATTGTTATTAGGATTTCGTTAACTTTTAACTAATAGAATGATAAGACCGACTTTCGATATTTGAATGACTATAAATTCTAGATTTATCATATTGATTAAATCGAtagataataatatataaaaaaaagaatttgttaatttattctataattaatattttacgATTATACAAAAGTATAATCAACCTGATCACTTgaatcaagtaaaaaaaaaaacctaattttgttcttttttttctccaaaaccAACTCTTTCATGTTCCCTCTTCAGCTccctcattttttttaattataattttaaattgaaatctTGAAGCAAATCATAAAAACACAGAGTagtatgaaaaaaataaaatagaaattacaTATTGGTGTTTAACATTTATGACGGGatgaaataaatctaaaaataagtaaaattaCGAACAACtcatatagaaaaaaaattgatatacaaaattgcaaataatttttttcacaagtaatcaattttaaataatatgttgAATCTAGAGCCTAGTGTTCCAAATACAGAAGTGACGTTATCATTTTATTAAAAAGTTATATGAATCCTAGTGAGAGGTATCAAAGTaaactattttaaaaagtttaagaACAGATACAACCAAAATAGTATTTAAcctaattttaatatataaatttaatgttTCGAAGTTAATTTTACTGTAATCgattaaataacaaaaacaattcttgtgtaagaaaaaaaaaaaggagtatatttgcaaaattttatattaagaagtggtatatatataacaaaaaggttttaaaagaaatcaacaattataaataaaaatacattaattaaaattgaagaaACTCCTAAAACACatttaagaaaataaacttTGTATTTTGTGTGTTTTAGGGGTTTATTTTggtaataaaattataattaatgttaGGACTAATgtttagaaataaaaagaaaaagaaaaagaaaattgttatggaAATTTTGGAAATGACAAAATCTCATATCAATTTCCAATGCAattaaggaagaaaaagagGGTTCCCTCTTGGGGActaataattttctttcttttcccaaaATTATCTCTTCTCCCAAAAAGTATTCAttttaagtaaataaataaaatccaCCCCCAAAATATTCAcaacttttttactttttagttttaaataaaaataaaatttctaactattttagtaataataattaagtttatatataacaatatttttaaaaaaattataaacataGCAAAGTCTAAACtcttaaatatacaaaatttatattCTTAGGAGACATTTAaagtttttaataattaattcattatataaataatataatttcaaatttccAATTTTATACTCtctattttgaaaaatattaaatgagTTGGAGTACTAATTAAAAACAGAATTCATAAGTTTACTTATTTATTTGTGCCAAACTAACAATATAAGACCTAATTATATACCTTTTTTTCAAGGCAAAAACATCAAGATCCAACCGACTTGTTGTCGGTCAAAATAAGATAGACAAGCCAATCGAGGAAACAACCTAACGATTAAGTATGGGTTCTCTCTTGACAAACAAAAAAACCCACAAAATTAAGCTAACAAATAAGATTAACAACTTAAGCATAAATAATCCCCCAAGTAAGTGTGAGAAAAATTAAATGTGTTTGGATTTTGTTAACCACCACTCAGTGCATCACTCTCAAGTCAAATAGAATTCAAACCCCCATCTTCGACCACATGCAAACCTTCCAAGACACTAATGTCATCCTTGAAGGATAAGTTGATTTGCATTTAATTATAGTCAATTCTTGGTTATTAAATAACCAAACAATTAACGTATA
This window encodes:
- the LOC103489196 gene encoding cytochrome P450 CYP749A22-like, producing MDIMNYYNISILIFGIILFGGIIIIIKLLGRLWWSPMKIQQLMRSQGIQGPSYNLIQGNTKEMYSKRIKAMAKPMQLSHHILPRVLPHIHSWLNQYGRNYVQWFGADAHLVITEPELIKEVLNNQHKDFPKAKLQGHIHKIFGNGLATAEGQRWVNSRKLAHFAFHGDSLKSMIPSMVQCAETMVEEWEQHEEKEIDVFEHFKVYTLDVISHTAFGSSYEQGRNIFQMLQRLCELYITNRYKVRLPVISKILKSEDDIEGESLEKKMKDCFVEIIKAREDQKMNNDYGNDFLGLLVKAKNDPQKSQRISLEDVVDECKTLYFAGHETTSLLLAWTMFLLALHKEWQEKARNEVFDLFGHSNPTFEALPKLKTMSMIIHESLRLYPPVMTLVRKVEKETRLGRLVLPSGVHVVIPTAAIHHDEELWGRSADDFKPERFSEGIAKATERNPVGGTYLPFGLGSRSCVGMNFALNEAKIAISMILQRFSFTLSPAYAHSPAMFLTIAPQHGLQLILHPLSTHRQSTFMM
- the LOC103489194 gene encoding cytochrome P450 CYP749A22-like; protein product: MMMMMTTMMMDVVISKYIIIPSLVFGCVILMSSIMKLVNKFWWTPMRIQRIMRSQGINGPSYKFIQGNMRDMYTKRMQAMATPMELSHNILPRVIPHVHSWLNDYGRSFLQWYGMEAQLIITDPEMIKEVLNDKRKNYPKAKLGSDLFRIFGNGLVTSEGQRWAKSRKIANFAFHGDSLKNMIPTMIECGEKMIEGWKNYEGKELDVFKELKVYTLDVISHTAFGSSYQQGSNIFHMLQQLTDLSIRNGYKIKLPIISKILKSKDDIEGERLEKRMNECFAEIIRGREEKSKKGEGYGNDFLGMLVKAKNEGEKSERITMDVIVAECKTFYFAGHETTNVLITWIIFLLAIHKEWQEQARNEVFRIFGHNNNPTYEALSKLKIMTMIINETLRLYPPAMTVSRQVVEKEVKLGSLVLPTSLQLTIPTIAVHHDKEFWGEDVHEFKPERFSEGVSKTIERNSAGYLPFGLGPRNCVGMNFAINEAKVAMSIILQKYSFTLSPAYAHTPVQFLTTCPQQGLQVILHSISN
- the LOC103489195 gene encoding cytochrome P450 CYP749A22-like, which encodes MECTIIIYISIFLSGCLLFVVFKLFVKLWWTPMRIQRFMRSQGIQGPSYKFIQGNTRDVYMKRMQAMATPMDLSHNILPRVMPSVHSWLNLYGRNYLQWAGVDAQLMITDPEMIKEVLHDRQKSFPKAKLKGHIDRIFGNGLATAEGQRWVNSRRIANFAFHGDSLKNMIPTMIECGEKMIEGWKNYEGKELDAFKEFKVFTLDVISHTAFGSSYQQGKKIFHMLQELCDLSIRNGYKIKLPIISKILKSKDDYEGERLEKRLKDCFMEIIKEREEKLRNDEASDYGNDFLGLLIKAKNDPETSQSISMEDIVDECKTFYFAGHETTNVLLAWTMLLLALHKEWQEKARNEVFDVFGHNHPTLEGLPKLKAMAMIINECLRLYPPAMTIARRVEKEVRLGNLVVPTTTLLAIPTVAVHHDTKFWGDDAHEFKPERFSEGIGKATEKNSAAYLPFGLGPRNCVGMNFATNEAKIAMSMILQRYSFSLSPAYAHMPAQLLTICPQNGVQVILNSIAD